The DNA window TCGACGACAAGGTGAAATTGCTAATAAGGATAAAAAACTAAAAGAGGCGTATAACTATTATAAAAATGCTTCAAAACAGTATCAAATGATTCCAGTTGGTGATTTCTATTATCGATATGCCAAGAATGAAATTGAACGATGTAAAGTTATAATGGATAAGATTAAAGAAGAACTTTGGTTTCGAGGTATAAAGATTGAAGAAAACAATAAATAATTGTTAAAGGTATGTTGAAAAAGGATGTTTTGGTACTGAATCAAAATTACGAGCCAATTACGCTCTGCCGAACGCGGCGAGCATTAGTCTTAATGTATAAAGGTAAAGCCGAAATGGTTGAACCTTATAACGGAATGATAGTGCGCTCTGTTTCTAACTGGATGCCAGTTCCCAGTGTCCTAAGACTGAATCACTATATCAAAATTACTCGACGCGAAATTCCTTTAAGTAAAAAGAATATCCTCAGACGCGATAATTATCAGTGCCAGTATTGTGGTAAAAAACAAGGACCAATGACTACTGACCATGTAATCCCCAAAGGAAAAGGCGGAACTGACTCTTGGGAAAATTTGGTGTGTGCTTGCGTTGAATGTAATACCAAAAAAGGTAGCGCCTCTTATCGCGAACGCGGATTGAAACTTTTAAGAAAACCCAAAAAACCTTCTTACTTTACTTTTGTCGTTAATAGTTTAGGCACGGTCCCGCCAGAATGGCGACCATATCTGTTTTTAGATTAGAAAAGACAACTTAACGATTCTAAACCAGACATTCTTTAAATCTTCATCACAATTCAAACATACTGAACAATCTTACCCAATATTCAAATGGCAATTACACTAATTAATAGCGACAACCTTAATCAATATTCAAATCTCAATTATACTGATATACTAATACTCAGCACACAATCTTAATCAATGTTCAAAATGTCAATTGTAATTAATGCATAGCAACAATTTTAATTAATAGTTAATGTCAATTCTCACCTTAATCCTTTTAAGCATAATCCAAGGACTAACTGAATTCTTACCAATATCCAGTTCTGGGCATCTGGCATTAATCGAGCATCTGGTAAAATTCTCCGAAACACAACGAATGACTTACACTGCATTCTTACATTTAGGCACAACCTTAGCACTTATAATATTTTTTGCCCAAAGAATAGGAGAGATATTTAAATTCACATTCCAAAAGCAAGACAAACAGAGACAGAAAGAGAATATCTCATTAATTGT is part of the candidate division WOR-3 bacterium genome and encodes:
- a CDS encoding HNH endonuclease, translating into MLKKDVLVLNQNYEPITLCRTRRALVLMYKGKAEMVEPYNGMIVRSVSNWMPVPSVLRLNHYIKITRREIPLSKKNILRRDNYQCQYCGKKQGPMTTDHVIPKGKGGTDSWENLVCACVECNTKKGSASYRERGLKLLRKPKKPSYFTFVVNSLGTVPPEWRPYLFLD